A window of Chlorocebus sabaeus isolate Y175 chromosome 14, mChlSab1.0.hap1, whole genome shotgun sequence contains these coding sequences:
- the EIF2B4 gene encoding translation initiation factor eIF2B subunit delta isoform X4, with product MAAVAVAVREDSGSGMKAELRPGPGAVGREMTKEEKLQLRKEKKQQKKKRKEEKGAEPETGSAVSAAQCQGPTRELPESGIQLGTPGEKVPAGRSKAELRAERRAKQEAERALKQARKGEQGGPPPKASPSTAGETPSGVKRLPEYPQVDDLLLRRLVKKPERQQVPTRKDYGSKVSLFSHLPQYSRQNSLTQFMSIPSSVIHPAMVRLGLQYSQGLVSGSNARCIALLRALQQVIQDYTTPPNEELSRDLVNKLKPYMSFLTQCRPLSASMHNAIKFLNKEITSVGSSKREEEAKSELQAAIDRYVQEKIVLAAQAISRFAYQKISNGDVILVYGCSSLVSRILQEAWTEGRRFRVVVVDSRPRLEGRHTLHSLVRAGVPASYLLIPAVSYVLPEVSKVLLGAHALLANGSVMSRVGTAQLALVARAHNVPVLVCCETYKFCERVQTDAFVSNELDDPDDLQCKRGEHVALANWQNHASLRLLNLVYDVTPPELVDLVITELGMIPCSSVPVVLRVKSSDQ from the exons ATGGCTGCTGTGGCCGTGGCTGTTCGCGAGG ACTCGGGATCCGGGATGAAGGCGGAGCTTCGCCCTGGGCCTGGG GCAGTGGGGAGGGAAATGACCAAAGAAGAGAAGCTGCAGCTtcggaaggaaaagaaacagcagaAGAAGAAacggaaggaagaaaagggggcaGAACCAGAAACTGGCTCTGCTGTATCTGCAGCCCAATGTCAAG GCCCAACCAGAGAACTGCCAGAATCAGGCATTCAGTTGGGCACTCCTGGGGAGAAAGTTCCAGCTGGTCGGAGTAAGGCTGAACTTCGGGCTGAGCGTCGAGCCAAGCAGGAGGCTGAGCGGGCCCTGAAACAGGCAAGAAAAGGGGAACAAGGAGGACCACCTCCTAAGGCCAGCCCCAGCACAGCTGGAGAGACCCCCTCAG GAGTGAAGCGTCTCCCTGAGTACCCTCAGGTTGATGACCTGCTTCTGAGAAGGCTTGTTAAAAAACCAGAGCGTCAACAG GTTCCTACACGAAAGGATTATGGATCCAAAGTCAGTCTCTTCTCTCACCTACCCCAGTACAGCAGACAAAACTCTCTGACCCAGTTTATGAG CATCCCATCCTCTGTGATCCACCCAGCCATGGTGCGACTCGGCCTGCAGTACTCCCAGGGCCTGGTCAGTGGCTCCAATGCCCGGTGTATTGCCCTGCTTCGTGCCTTGCAGCAG GTGATTCAGGATTACACAACACCACCCAATGAAGAACTCTCCAGGGATCTAGTGAATAAACTAAAACCCTACATGAG CTTTCTGACTCAGTGCCGTCCCCTGTCAGCGAGCATGCACAACGCCATCAAGTTCCTTAACAAGGAAATCACCAGTGTGGGCAGTTCCAAGCGGGAAGAGGAG GCCAAGTCAGAACTTCAAGCAGCCATTGACCGGTATGTGCAAGAGAAGATTGTGCTTGCAGCTCAGGCAATTTCACGCTTTGCTTACCAGAAGATCAGTAATGGAGATGTGATCCTGGTATATGGATG CTCATCTCTGGTATCACGAATTCTTCAGGAGGCTTGGACAGAGGGCCGGCGATTTCGGGTGGTAGTGGTGGACAGCCGGCCACGGCTGGAAGGAAGGCACACGCTACATTCTCTAGTCCGTGCTGGTGTTCCAGCCTCCTACCTGCTGATTCCTGCAGTCTCCTATGTGCTCCCAGAG GTTTCCAAGGTGCTATTGGGAGCTCATGCACTCTTGGCCAACGGGTCTGTGATGTCACGGGTAGGGACAGCACAGTTAGCCCTAGTGGCTCGAGCCCATAATGTACCAGTGCTGGTTTGCTGTGAAACATACAAGTTCTGTGAGCGTGTGCAGACTGATGCCTTTGTCTCTAATGAGCTAG ATGACCCTGATGATCTGCAGTGTAAACGGGGAGAACATGTCGCACTGGCTAACTGGCAGAACCACGCATCCCTACGGTTGTTGAATCTAGTCTATGATGTGACTCCCCCAGAGCTTGTGGATCTGGTGATCACAGAGCTGGGGATGATCCCTTGCAGTTCTGTACCTGTTGTTCTACGAGTCAAGAGCAGTGACCAGTGA
- the EIF2B4 gene encoding translation initiation factor eIF2B subunit delta isoform X3 produces MAAVAVAVREDSGSGMKAELRPGPGAVGREMTKEEKLQLRKEKKQQKKKRKEEKGAEPETGSAVSAAQCQVGPTRELPESGIQLGTPGEKVPAGRSKAELRAERRAKQEAERALKQARKGEQGGPPPKASPSTAGETPSGVKRLPEYPQVDDLLLRRLVKKPERQQVPTRKDYGSKVSLFSHLPQYSRQNSLTQFMSIPSSVIHPAMVRLGLQYSQGLVSGSNARCIALLRALQQVIQDYTTPPNEELSRDLVNKLKPYMSFLTQCRPLSASMHNAIKFLNKEITSVGSSKREEEAKSELQAAIDRYVQEKIVLAAQAISRFAYQKISNGDVILVYGCSSLVSRILQEAWTEGRRFRVVVVDSRPRLEGRHTLHSLVRAGVPASYLLIPAVSYVLPEVSKVLLGAHALLANGSVMSRVGTAQLALVARAHNVPVLVCCETYKFCERVQTDAFVSNELDDPDDLQCKRGEHVALANWQNHASLRLLNLVYDVTPPELVDLVITELGMIPCSSVPVVLRVKSSDQ; encoded by the exons ATGGCTGCTGTGGCCGTGGCTGTTCGCGAGG ACTCGGGATCCGGGATGAAGGCGGAGCTTCGCCCTGGGCCTGGG GCAGTGGGGAGGGAAATGACCAAAGAAGAGAAGCTGCAGCTtcggaaggaaaagaaacagcagaAGAAGAAacggaaggaagaaaagggggcaGAACCAGAAACTGGCTCTGCTGTATCTGCAGCCCAATGTCAAG tAGGCCCAACCAGAGAACTGCCAGAATCAGGCATTCAGTTGGGCACTCCTGGGGAGAAAGTTCCAGCTGGTCGGAGTAAGGCTGAACTTCGGGCTGAGCGTCGAGCCAAGCAGGAGGCTGAGCGGGCCCTGAAACAGGCAAGAAAAGGGGAACAAGGAGGACCACCTCCTAAGGCCAGCCCCAGCACAGCTGGAGAGACCCCCTCAG GAGTGAAGCGTCTCCCTGAGTACCCTCAGGTTGATGACCTGCTTCTGAGAAGGCTTGTTAAAAAACCAGAGCGTCAACAG GTTCCTACACGAAAGGATTATGGATCCAAAGTCAGTCTCTTCTCTCACCTACCCCAGTACAGCAGACAAAACTCTCTGACCCAGTTTATGAG CATCCCATCCTCTGTGATCCACCCAGCCATGGTGCGACTCGGCCTGCAGTACTCCCAGGGCCTGGTCAGTGGCTCCAATGCCCGGTGTATTGCCCTGCTTCGTGCCTTGCAGCAG GTGATTCAGGATTACACAACACCACCCAATGAAGAACTCTCCAGGGATCTAGTGAATAAACTAAAACCCTACATGAG CTTTCTGACTCAGTGCCGTCCCCTGTCAGCGAGCATGCACAACGCCATCAAGTTCCTTAACAAGGAAATCACCAGTGTGGGCAGTTCCAAGCGGGAAGAGGAG GCCAAGTCAGAACTTCAAGCAGCCATTGACCGGTATGTGCAAGAGAAGATTGTGCTTGCAGCTCAGGCAATTTCACGCTTTGCTTACCAGAAGATCAGTAATGGAGATGTGATCCTGGTATATGGATG CTCATCTCTGGTATCACGAATTCTTCAGGAGGCTTGGACAGAGGGCCGGCGATTTCGGGTGGTAGTGGTGGACAGCCGGCCACGGCTGGAAGGAAGGCACACGCTACATTCTCTAGTCCGTGCTGGTGTTCCAGCCTCCTACCTGCTGATTCCTGCAGTCTCCTATGTGCTCCCAGAG GTTTCCAAGGTGCTATTGGGAGCTCATGCACTCTTGGCCAACGGGTCTGTGATGTCACGGGTAGGGACAGCACAGTTAGCCCTAGTGGCTCGAGCCCATAATGTACCAGTGCTGGTTTGCTGTGAAACATACAAGTTCTGTGAGCGTGTGCAGACTGATGCCTTTGTCTCTAATGAGCTAG ATGACCCTGATGATCTGCAGTGTAAACGGGGAGAACATGTCGCACTGGCTAACTGGCAGAACCACGCATCCCTACGGTTGTTGAATCTAGTCTATGATGTGACTCCCCCAGAGCTTGTGGATCTGGTGATCACAGAGCTGGGGATGATCCCTTGCAGTTCTGTACCTGTTGTTCTACGAGTCAAGAGCAGTGACCAGTGA
- the EIF2B4 gene encoding translation initiation factor eIF2B subunit delta isoform X2, which translates to MVMLTQQPAAPSASAPKPSRSLSGSLCALFSDADSGSGMKAELRPGPGAVGREMTKEEKLQLRKEKKQQKKKRKEEKGAEPETGSAVSAAQCQGPTRELPESGIQLGTPGEKVPAGRSKAELRAERRAKQEAERALKQARKGEQGGPPPKASPSTAGETPSGVKRLPEYPQVDDLLLRRLVKKPERQQVPTRKDYGSKVSLFSHLPQYSRQNSLTQFMSIPSSVIHPAMVRLGLQYSQGLVSGSNARCIALLRALQQVIQDYTTPPNEELSRDLVNKLKPYMSFLTQCRPLSASMHNAIKFLNKEITSVGSSKREEEAKSELQAAIDRYVQEKIVLAAQAISRFAYQKISNGDVILVYGCSSLVSRILQEAWTEGRRFRVVVVDSRPRLEGRHTLHSLVRAGVPASYLLIPAVSYVLPEVSKVLLGAHALLANGSVMSRVGTAQLALVARAHNVPVLVCCETYKFCERVQTDAFVSNELDDPDDLQCKRGEHVALANWQNHASLRLLNLVYDVTPPELVDLVITELGMIPCSSVPVVLRVKSSDQ; encoded by the exons ATGGTCATGCTAACCCAGCAGCCGGCTGCGCCGAGTGCTAGTGCCCCCAAGCCCTCCCGGAGTCTGTCTGGCTCACTTTGTGCCCTGTTTTCTGATGCAGACTCGGGATCCGGGATGAAGGCGGAGCTTCGCCCTGGGCCTGGG GCAGTGGGGAGGGAAATGACCAAAGAAGAGAAGCTGCAGCTtcggaaggaaaagaaacagcagaAGAAGAAacggaaggaagaaaagggggcaGAACCAGAAACTGGCTCTGCTGTATCTGCAGCCCAATGTCAAG GCCCAACCAGAGAACTGCCAGAATCAGGCATTCAGTTGGGCACTCCTGGGGAGAAAGTTCCAGCTGGTCGGAGTAAGGCTGAACTTCGGGCTGAGCGTCGAGCCAAGCAGGAGGCTGAGCGGGCCCTGAAACAGGCAAGAAAAGGGGAACAAGGAGGACCACCTCCTAAGGCCAGCCCCAGCACAGCTGGAGAGACCCCCTCAG GAGTGAAGCGTCTCCCTGAGTACCCTCAGGTTGATGACCTGCTTCTGAGAAGGCTTGTTAAAAAACCAGAGCGTCAACAG GTTCCTACACGAAAGGATTATGGATCCAAAGTCAGTCTCTTCTCTCACCTACCCCAGTACAGCAGACAAAACTCTCTGACCCAGTTTATGAG CATCCCATCCTCTGTGATCCACCCAGCCATGGTGCGACTCGGCCTGCAGTACTCCCAGGGCCTGGTCAGTGGCTCCAATGCCCGGTGTATTGCCCTGCTTCGTGCCTTGCAGCAG GTGATTCAGGATTACACAACACCACCCAATGAAGAACTCTCCAGGGATCTAGTGAATAAACTAAAACCCTACATGAG CTTTCTGACTCAGTGCCGTCCCCTGTCAGCGAGCATGCACAACGCCATCAAGTTCCTTAACAAGGAAATCACCAGTGTGGGCAGTTCCAAGCGGGAAGAGGAG GCCAAGTCAGAACTTCAAGCAGCCATTGACCGGTATGTGCAAGAGAAGATTGTGCTTGCAGCTCAGGCAATTTCACGCTTTGCTTACCAGAAGATCAGTAATGGAGATGTGATCCTGGTATATGGATG CTCATCTCTGGTATCACGAATTCTTCAGGAGGCTTGGACAGAGGGCCGGCGATTTCGGGTGGTAGTGGTGGACAGCCGGCCACGGCTGGAAGGAAGGCACACGCTACATTCTCTAGTCCGTGCTGGTGTTCCAGCCTCCTACCTGCTGATTCCTGCAGTCTCCTATGTGCTCCCAGAG GTTTCCAAGGTGCTATTGGGAGCTCATGCACTCTTGGCCAACGGGTCTGTGATGTCACGGGTAGGGACAGCACAGTTAGCCCTAGTGGCTCGAGCCCATAATGTACCAGTGCTGGTTTGCTGTGAAACATACAAGTTCTGTGAGCGTGTGCAGACTGATGCCTTTGTCTCTAATGAGCTAG ATGACCCTGATGATCTGCAGTGTAAACGGGGAGAACATGTCGCACTGGCTAACTGGCAGAACCACGCATCCCTACGGTTGTTGAATCTAGTCTATGATGTGACTCCCCCAGAGCTTGTGGATCTGGTGATCACAGAGCTGGGGATGATCCCTTGCAGTTCTGTACCTGTTGTTCTACGAGTCAAGAGCAGTGACCAGTGA
- the EIF2B4 gene encoding translation initiation factor eIF2B subunit delta isoform X1, with translation MVMLTQQPAAPSASAPKPSRSLSGSLCALFSDADSGSGMKAELRPGPGAVGREMTKEEKLQLRKEKKQQKKKRKEEKGAEPETGSAVSAAQCQVGPTRELPESGIQLGTPGEKVPAGRSKAELRAERRAKQEAERALKQARKGEQGGPPPKASPSTAGETPSGVKRLPEYPQVDDLLLRRLVKKPERQQVPTRKDYGSKVSLFSHLPQYSRQNSLTQFMSIPSSVIHPAMVRLGLQYSQGLVSGSNARCIALLRALQQVIQDYTTPPNEELSRDLVNKLKPYMSFLTQCRPLSASMHNAIKFLNKEITSVGSSKREEEAKSELQAAIDRYVQEKIVLAAQAISRFAYQKISNGDVILVYGCSSLVSRILQEAWTEGRRFRVVVVDSRPRLEGRHTLHSLVRAGVPASYLLIPAVSYVLPEVSKVLLGAHALLANGSVMSRVGTAQLALVARAHNVPVLVCCETYKFCERVQTDAFVSNELDDPDDLQCKRGEHVALANWQNHASLRLLNLVYDVTPPELVDLVITELGMIPCSSVPVVLRVKSSDQ, from the exons ATGGTCATGCTAACCCAGCAGCCGGCTGCGCCGAGTGCTAGTGCCCCCAAGCCCTCCCGGAGTCTGTCTGGCTCACTTTGTGCCCTGTTTTCTGATGCAGACTCGGGATCCGGGATGAAGGCGGAGCTTCGCCCTGGGCCTGGG GCAGTGGGGAGGGAAATGACCAAAGAAGAGAAGCTGCAGCTtcggaaggaaaagaaacagcagaAGAAGAAacggaaggaagaaaagggggcaGAACCAGAAACTGGCTCTGCTGTATCTGCAGCCCAATGTCAAG tAGGCCCAACCAGAGAACTGCCAGAATCAGGCATTCAGTTGGGCACTCCTGGGGAGAAAGTTCCAGCTGGTCGGAGTAAGGCTGAACTTCGGGCTGAGCGTCGAGCCAAGCAGGAGGCTGAGCGGGCCCTGAAACAGGCAAGAAAAGGGGAACAAGGAGGACCACCTCCTAAGGCCAGCCCCAGCACAGCTGGAGAGACCCCCTCAG GAGTGAAGCGTCTCCCTGAGTACCCTCAGGTTGATGACCTGCTTCTGAGAAGGCTTGTTAAAAAACCAGAGCGTCAACAG GTTCCTACACGAAAGGATTATGGATCCAAAGTCAGTCTCTTCTCTCACCTACCCCAGTACAGCAGACAAAACTCTCTGACCCAGTTTATGAG CATCCCATCCTCTGTGATCCACCCAGCCATGGTGCGACTCGGCCTGCAGTACTCCCAGGGCCTGGTCAGTGGCTCCAATGCCCGGTGTATTGCCCTGCTTCGTGCCTTGCAGCAG GTGATTCAGGATTACACAACACCACCCAATGAAGAACTCTCCAGGGATCTAGTGAATAAACTAAAACCCTACATGAG CTTTCTGACTCAGTGCCGTCCCCTGTCAGCGAGCATGCACAACGCCATCAAGTTCCTTAACAAGGAAATCACCAGTGTGGGCAGTTCCAAGCGGGAAGAGGAG GCCAAGTCAGAACTTCAAGCAGCCATTGACCGGTATGTGCAAGAGAAGATTGTGCTTGCAGCTCAGGCAATTTCACGCTTTGCTTACCAGAAGATCAGTAATGGAGATGTGATCCTGGTATATGGATG CTCATCTCTGGTATCACGAATTCTTCAGGAGGCTTGGACAGAGGGCCGGCGATTTCGGGTGGTAGTGGTGGACAGCCGGCCACGGCTGGAAGGAAGGCACACGCTACATTCTCTAGTCCGTGCTGGTGTTCCAGCCTCCTACCTGCTGATTCCTGCAGTCTCCTATGTGCTCCCAGAG GTTTCCAAGGTGCTATTGGGAGCTCATGCACTCTTGGCCAACGGGTCTGTGATGTCACGGGTAGGGACAGCACAGTTAGCCCTAGTGGCTCGAGCCCATAATGTACCAGTGCTGGTTTGCTGTGAAACATACAAGTTCTGTGAGCGTGTGCAGACTGATGCCTTTGTCTCTAATGAGCTAG ATGACCCTGATGATCTGCAGTGTAAACGGGGAGAACATGTCGCACTGGCTAACTGGCAGAACCACGCATCCCTACGGTTGTTGAATCTAGTCTATGATGTGACTCCCCCAGAGCTTGTGGATCTGGTGATCACAGAGCTGGGGATGATCCCTTGCAGTTCTGTACCTGTTGTTCTACGAGTCAAGAGCAGTGACCAGTGA
- the EIF2B4 gene encoding translation initiation factor eIF2B subunit delta isoform X5: MVRLGLQYSQGLVSGSNARCIALLRALQQVIQDYTTPPNEELSRDLVNKLKPYMSFLTQCRPLSASMHNAIKFLNKEITSVGSSKREEEAKSELQAAIDRYVQEKIVLAAQAISRFAYQKISNGDVILVYGCSSLVSRILQEAWTEGRRFRVVVVDSRPRLEGRHTLHSLVRAGVPASYLLIPAVSYVLPEVSKVLLGAHALLANGSVMSRVGTAQLALVARAHNVPVLVCCETYKFCERVQTDAFVSNELDDPDDLQCKRGEHVALANWQNHASLRLLNLVYDVTPPELVDLVITELGMIPCSSVPVVLRVKSSDQ; encoded by the exons ATGGTGCGACTCGGCCTGCAGTACTCCCAGGGCCTGGTCAGTGGCTCCAATGCCCGGTGTATTGCCCTGCTTCGTGCCTTGCAGCAG GTGATTCAGGATTACACAACACCACCCAATGAAGAACTCTCCAGGGATCTAGTGAATAAACTAAAACCCTACATGAG CTTTCTGACTCAGTGCCGTCCCCTGTCAGCGAGCATGCACAACGCCATCAAGTTCCTTAACAAGGAAATCACCAGTGTGGGCAGTTCCAAGCGGGAAGAGGAG GCCAAGTCAGAACTTCAAGCAGCCATTGACCGGTATGTGCAAGAGAAGATTGTGCTTGCAGCTCAGGCAATTTCACGCTTTGCTTACCAGAAGATCAGTAATGGAGATGTGATCCTGGTATATGGATG CTCATCTCTGGTATCACGAATTCTTCAGGAGGCTTGGACAGAGGGCCGGCGATTTCGGGTGGTAGTGGTGGACAGCCGGCCACGGCTGGAAGGAAGGCACACGCTACATTCTCTAGTCCGTGCTGGTGTTCCAGCCTCCTACCTGCTGATTCCTGCAGTCTCCTATGTGCTCCCAGAG GTTTCCAAGGTGCTATTGGGAGCTCATGCACTCTTGGCCAACGGGTCTGTGATGTCACGGGTAGGGACAGCACAGTTAGCCCTAGTGGCTCGAGCCCATAATGTACCAGTGCTGGTTTGCTGTGAAACATACAAGTTCTGTGAGCGTGTGCAGACTGATGCCTTTGTCTCTAATGAGCTAG ATGACCCTGATGATCTGCAGTGTAAACGGGGAGAACATGTCGCACTGGCTAACTGGCAGAACCACGCATCCCTACGGTTGTTGAATCTAGTCTATGATGTGACTCCCCCAGAGCTTGTGGATCTGGTGATCACAGAGCTGGGGATGATCCCTTGCAGTTCTGTACCTGTTGTTCTACGAGTCAAGAGCAGTGACCAGTGA